A stretch of the Acyrthosiphon pisum isolate AL4f chromosome A2, pea_aphid_22Mar2018_4r6ur, whole genome shotgun sequence genome encodes the following:
- the Spz1-1 gene encoding spaetzle 1-1 precursor has translation MTKWPLMMIILALISTVQWLNSTAQRTKDNNPYWEGYLRFSARNRLIRTRFFDQDTTATIANTSSYKEDEKDEPVIRATKLTKRSIKTKISPIVFLNPVSINKFIPDPQVMEKCSLNETFCVKVDVYPKQYAYDLFRKSKYMSTSYFGNDTENNEIQTRIANSNLEKFCESREELIFPQAAITKKDEWRYIVQDININNTNFKQGIRVEICNAYSGAKCKFNGLLPLGYTTTCVQKYIYKKLVAIKDFKEIYYESFKLPSCCECMYSKPAYNDQKLAELTTC, from the exons ATGACCAAATGGCCGTTGATGATGATTATACTGGCTCTCATTAGCAcg gttcAATGGCTTAATTCAACAGCACAACGAACAAAAGACAATAATCCATACTGGGAAGGGTATTTAAGGTTTTCAGCAAGGAATAGGCTTATAAGAACACGTTTTTTTGATCAAGATACTACTGCAACTATAGCCAACACATCAAGTTATAAGGAGGATGAAAA AGATGAACCTGTTATAAGAGCAACAAAGTTGACCAAAAGatctattaaaacaaaaatttcaccaattgtttttctaaatccAGTTtcaattaacaaatttatacCAGATCCACAAGTGATGgaaaaatgttcattaaatgAAACTTTTTGTGTGAAAGTTGATGTTTATCCAAA acAATATGCATACGATCTTTTTAGAAAAAGCAAATATATGTCTACTTCTTATTTTGGAAATGATACTGAAAATAATGaa ATACAGACAAGAATAGCCAATAGTAATCTTGAAAAATTCTGTGAATCAAGA GAAGAACTTATATTTCCGCAAGCagctattacaaaaaaagatgAATGGCGTTATATTGTACAAGacataaatattaacaacaCCAATTTTAAACAAGGGATACGAGTGGAGATATGCAA tgCTTATTCTGGAGCGAAGTGCAAATTTAATGGACTTTTACCATTAGGATACACAACAACttgtgtacaaaaatatatctataaaaaattggttgccattaaagattttaaagaaatatattatgaaagttttaaattaccatCCTGTTGTGAGTGCATGTATAGTAAACCTGCATATAATGACCAGAAGCTAGCGGAGCTAACTACGTGttaa
- the LOC103308576 gene encoding uncharacterized protein LOC103308576, giving the protein MGSYSCCILSDPLVFQSKLASFIISSRLPRSSATKLLKLLKSVDSLECLKSLPIDSRTLLSTPRSGLVDITNIGGGKYIHFGISHGLLHVLKNVASVQNLHVLELWFNIDGLPVDKKGKSFWPILCSFLFEFKLKNPFIVGAYFGKKKPYSVEEYLQPFVEELNHLLAHGLTVDGISLNIKINGIIADAPARAFIKQIKGHSGYFACEKCTEESDYLSGSISFPEGTAQLRTDESFVLRLNEEHHVGVSPLLEISGLGLVSCIPLDYMHLC; this is encoded by the coding sequence TATTTTATCTGATCCATTGGTTTTTCAATCTAAGCTAGCTTCTTTCATTATATCATCAAGGCTTCCAAGAAGCAGTGCAaccaaattattgaaattattgaaatcggTAGATAGCTTAGAATGTCTTAAGTCTCTTCCTATTGATTCAAGAACATTGTTATCTACCCCTCGGTCGGGTCTTGTTGATATAACTAATATTGGAGGTggtaaatatattcattttggaATATCTCATGGATTATTACatgtgttaaaaaatgttgCCTCTGTTCAGAATCTACATGTATTAGAATTGTGGTTCAATATTGATGGTCTTCCTGTTGACAAAAAAGGAAAATCTTTTTGGCccatattatgttcttttttatttgagtttaaattaaaaaatccttTTATTGTTGGTgcttattttggaaaaaaaaaaccatatagcGTTGAAGAGTATTTGCAACCTTTTGTTGAAGAACTCAATCATTTGCTTGCACATGGTTTGACTGTAGATggtatttctttaaatataaaaattaacggtATTATAGCTGATGCCCCAGCTAGGgcatttatcaaacaaataaaaggACATTCAGGATATTTTGCCTGTGAAAAATGTACTGAAGAAAGTGATTATTTATCAGGAAGTATAAGTTTTCCTGAGGGGACTGCCCAGTTGCGCACAGATGAATCATTTGTGCTTCGTTTAAATGAAGAGCATCATGTAGGAGTGTCACCATTGTTAGAAATTTCTGGTCTTGGACTTGTTTCATGCATTCCACTTGATTACATGCACTTATGTTAG
- the LOC100165338 gene encoding thymidine kinase-like isoform X2 yields the protein MLMSQTCVSRVADIPFYFVMLKIIYFYEPIETWRDLNGHNLLQLTYSDPHRWNFAFQHNVQLSRLNLQSKTTNKDIQMFERSLQNNRYCFVEMAHDKGLLSSPEYGVMCQWYEYIETNVDIGLDLIVYLRSLPDIVHTRMQRRNRPEERTVKLDYLIDLHEYYEKWLMEKFFNLPCSLLVIDVNKDLSDNQLVDIYKTYENRILGKIPVL from the exons ATGCTTATGTCACAGACATGCGTATCACGAGTTGCTGACAtacctttttattttgttatgcttaaaattatatatttttat GAACCAATAGAAACATGGCGAGATTTAAATGGTCATAACTTACTTCAACTGACATACTCAGATCCTCACAGATGGAATTTTGCTTTTCAACATAATGTGCAATTAAGTCGTTTGAATTTACAGTCAAAAACTACAAATAAGGACATACAAATGTTTGAACgttcattacaaaataatag atattgttTTGTGGAGATGGCGCATGACAAAGGATTATTATCCAGTCCTGAATATGGAGTGATGTGTCAATGGTACGAATACATCGAAACAAATGTAGACATTGGATTAGATCTTATTG tGTATCTAAGAAGTTTACCAGACATTGTGCATACAAGAATGCAACGTCGTAATCGTCCAGAAGAGCGTACTGTAAAACTTGATTATTTGATAGATTTACATGAATACTATGAAAAATGGCTAATGGAGAAATTTTTCAATCTCCCATGTTCATTATTGGTGATAGATGTCAACAAAGACTTATCTGACAATCAACttgtagatatatataaaacttatgaaaataGAATATTGGGGAAAATACcagttttataa
- the LOC100165338 gene encoding thymidine kinase-like — protein sequence MKKHIVKKPFRVAVEGNVGSGKSTLIKYFEKFKEVETNPEPIETWRDLNGHNLLQLTYSDPHRWNFAFQHNVQLSRLNLQSKTTNKDIQMFERSLQNNRYCFVEMAHDKGLLSSPEYGVMCQWYEYIETNVDIGLDLIVYLRSLPDIVHTRMQRRNRPEERTVKLDYLIDLHEYYEKWLMEKFFNLPCSLLVIDVNKDLSDNQLVDIYKTYENRILGKIPVL from the exons ATGAAAAAGCATATTGTTAAAAAACCATTCCGTGTAGCTGTTGAAGGAAATGTTGGGTCTGGAAAATCAacattaataaagtattttgaaaagtttaagGAAGTTGAAACAAATCCT GAACCAATAGAAACATGGCGAGATTTAAATGGTCATAACTTACTTCAACTGACATACTCAGATCCTCACAGATGGAATTTTGCTTTTCAACATAATGTGCAATTAAGTCGTTTGAATTTACAGTCAAAAACTACAAATAAGGACATACAAATGTTTGAACgttcattacaaaataatag atattgttTTGTGGAGATGGCGCATGACAAAGGATTATTATCCAGTCCTGAATATGGAGTGATGTGTCAATGGTACGAATACATCGAAACAAATGTAGACATTGGATTAGATCTTATTG tGTATCTAAGAAGTTTACCAGACATTGTGCATACAAGAATGCAACGTCGTAATCGTCCAGAAGAGCGTACTGTAAAACTTGATTATTTGATAGATTTACATGAATACTATGAAAAATGGCTAATGGAGAAATTTTTCAATCTCCCATGTTCATTATTGGTGATAGATGTCAACAAAGACTTATCTGACAATCAACttgtagatatatataaaacttatgaaaataGAATATTGGGGAAAATACcagttttataa